CGGGTTCGCGCACGGTGACTGCCCATTTGGTCACGGGCGTTGCGATGGATTCGATATCGACCGCCTGAAAGTCCTCCTTGTAGAGCCGCGCGCGCGGCGCCTGGCCGGTGATGCAGAGGATCGGAATGGAATCGGCAATCGCCGAATAGAGCCCGGTGATCATGTCGGTACCGGCTGGCCCTGACGTACCGATGCAGACGCCGATATTGCCGGCCTTCGCCCGCGTATAGCCCTCCGCCATGTGGGAGGCGCCCTCGACATGGCGCGCCAGGATGTGGCGGATCGAGCCGCGTTTCTTCAGCGCGGAGTAGAGCGGATTGATCGCGGCCCCGGGAACGCCGAAGGCGGTCGAGATGCCTTCCTTCTCCAGAATTCGCACGGCTGCATCGACGGCTCGCATCTTCGCCATATCGGACCTCGCTCGGTTGCCTCACTTCGAGCGTGATCATCAGGCGCGCGCAGGCTGCGCTCAACGAGATCGATTTTATTTTCCACGATGCGGCAGCCGCAGAAAAATTGCGGCTGTCTCAATCGGTTAGATCGAGATACGCGTGAAAGCGGCTACTCGAACAGCGGCGCGAGCTCCATCTGCGGCACCAGTACGAGCCCCTTGTCAGTGATGCGAATTTCCGGAATGACCGATAGGGGGATCAGATTGAAGCCCATGTAGGGGATGGTGCAGCCGGCTTCCGCCCATTCCGTCTTCAGCGCTCGCACCTCCTCGGCGACCTCGGTGACGCGCTTGTCCGAGAGCAGCCCTGCGATCGGCAGCGGCACCAGCGCCCTCACCTTGCTATCAGCGACGACGCAGACGCCGCCCTGACGCTCCTTGATGGCTGATATCGCCACCTGCATGTCGGCTTCGTTGGTTCCGGCGACGATGATGTTGTGGCTGTCGTGCCCGACACTGGAGGCCACCGCGCCGCGCTTGAGGCCAAAGTCCTTCAGCAGGCCATAGGCGACGTTGCCGGCCGATTTGCCGTGGCGCTCGACCACCGTCACGAAGCACAGGCCGTGCCGCGCAAACAGCGTCGCCCAATCCTTCGCCGGCTCTATTCTGACCTTCTCGTGGATCAGCGTGATGCCGGGAAGCGCGGTCTTGATCGCGTTGACAGTGCAAGCCTTCGCCGGCAGCTCCGGCGTCAGCTTGAGCTGTTCCGGCAGCTTGACGGTCGCATAGGCCGCCTTCGGATATTGATAGCGCTGCGACAGCGCCTGATCGAGGAGCTCTGTGATCCTGCCCTTCTCGACGACCAGTTCGCCGCCATACCAGGTGCATTGCGGCTTCAGATTGTCATCCATCAGCACGAGATCGGCGCGCCGGCCGCCGCCGAGGCCGCCGATCTCGCCCTCCATGTTGAAGCGCGTCGCGCCATGCAGCGAGCCCATCGACCAAGCCTGCTCCGGCGACATCCCCGCCTTCACCGCCTCGCGCACCACCCAGTCCAGGCCAAACAGGAAGAGATCGTCGGCATCGCGGTCGTCGGTGCACACCGCCATGCGCTTGTGCGAGGCACCGAGCTCGGTGATGGTGCGGATCGCCTGCGGCAGCGAGTGCCAGGGCGTCGTCGGCGGCCCGCCGCGCAGGAAGACCCAGACACCCGCATCGAGCAGGTCATCGGCGATATCGCGATCGATCGCCTCGTGCGTGTCGGTGACGCCGCTTGCCGCATAGGCTGCGACGAATTCGCGGCCATAGACATGACCCGACACCGGACGCCCGCGCTTGAGCGCAGCGGCAAGGATCGCATGGCTGCGCTCATCGCCCATAGTCACCGGCACGAAATCCATCTTCTCACCGAGCGCGACCGCCTCCGGCCAGCGATCGAACAGGCCGGCGATCTTGTCGGGCGTGAGGTCGCCGCCGGCAGTCTCCAGCTCACGCGAGGTCGCAGGCACCGTCGACGGCACCGTCAGAAAGATCGACAGCGGCGCCTCGCGCGCGTCCAGAAGCATCGCCTCGACACCGGCGACGTCCATGACGTTGCCGATCTCGTGGCTGTCGCAGAAGATGGTGGTCGTGCCGTTCAGCAGCGCGGCCTCGGCATAGGCACAGGCCGTCACCATCGAGGATTCGATGTGGATATGCGGATCGACGAGCCCCGGCGCGATGATGCCGCCGGCAGCGTCATAAACCGCCACGCCGCTCCAGGCCTTTTTGGCCGTGCCCGCCGGCTTCACCGCTGCGATCCGGCCGCCCGTGATCCAGACCTCGCGGTTCGGATGGACGCGCTCCGAATAGGTCGACAGCACCCGCGCCCCCGTGATGACGAGGTCAGGCGCGACGCGCCCGGACGCAACATCGGCAAGGCGGCGGGTCATGTCATACAGCGGCGCGACGGCAAAGCGGGTCAGTCGGGTCATCAGACTCTCGCAGGGCGTGATTGGCCCGCGATGGTTGCGCCCTCCGTGTGCAGGGGCAACTCAAATAAAACGGCACCGCTGCTTACGCATTGGGCAAACGGGACAGATGCCCCGTCTTCAACCCCTGTCGGCGGCCTGGGGCACCGCGCCGCCCAGCGCCGCCGTCAGTTCTGCCGCCACCTCGCGCACCATCCGCCCAATTTCCGGTAACCGCGCGTCCGTGATGCGGCTCGTCATGCCGGAGACGGAGATCGCGGCGAGCGGCTCGGCGCTGGGGTTGTAGACCACGGCCGCGACGCAGCGAAGGCCGATCTGCGCCTCCTCATCGTCCACCGCAAAACCCTGCTTGCGGATCGTCGCGAGCTCCCTGAACAGGTCACTCGGCCGCACGATCGACTTCTCCGTGAGCCTCGGCATGCCGTGATGCCGGATAACCGCGCCGACATCCTCGTCCGAATAGGTCGCCAGCACGGCCTTGCCGACGCCGGAGGTCACCATCGCGACACGGCCACCGACCTTGGTCAGCGAGCGCATGATCTCGCGGCTCTCCATGCGCGTCAGCACGATGATGAACTCGTCGTCGACGACGGCGAGGTTGGCGGTCTCGCGGGTGAGATCGCGCAGCTTGCGAAGGTAGGGAATGGCCTGCGCCGTGAAATTGCGCCGCCGCGCGAAGCTGGCGCCGACGGTAAAACTGCGTACGCCGACGTGCCATTTTGATTCGGCGCGATCGAACTGCACGAAGCGGCGGCTTTCCAGAGTCGCCAGCAGGCGATGAACGGTCGATGCCGACAGCCCGGTGCGCACGGCGAGATCGCTCAGGCGATAGCCTTCGTCGTCCTCGGCCAGCGTCTCGATGATCGACAGCGCGCGGTCGACCGACTGCACGCCGCCGTCGCGCGCCTCGGGATCAGCCTCCGCAGGCGATCGAGGTTCGAGTGACTTGCGCCGGATCACGTTCTTGCTCATCGCGACCTGCCTCTGCCCGCGATCTTACCTCTCCCCATCGGCGAGAGGTCGATTTGCGCAGCAAATCGGGTGAGGGGTCTCAGGTCCACGGATGGCGCGGAGCCCCTCACCCGGCGCTCCGCGCCGACCTCACCTATGGGAGAGGTTCAGCACCTCCGACGTGGCGGCAATTCAAGTGCGCTTTGCCCGATGGGAGCACAATACCGCTCCGGAGACTTCCGAAGCGGCATCTCTTCTTCGCCAGCTCAGAGCAGCCCTGCCCCGCGCGCCCACTTGTACTTGGCGCCGAGAACCTCGACCGGCAGCTCGGTCGAATAGGCGTAGGCCGGGATGCCGTGTTGGTAGAGATATTCGGCGGCCTCTTCGACCTCGACGTCGCCGGCGAGCGAGGCGACCATGGGCTTCACGAAGCCCTTGGCCTCCATCTCCTTCTTCACCTCAACCATGTTGCGCGCGAACACCATCGGCGGGGTGACGATCGTGTGCCAGTAACCGAGAATCAGCGCGTGGATGCGATCGTCGGAGAGACCGAGCTTCACCGTGTTGACGTAGGTGATCGGCGGCTCGCCGCCGGTGATATCCACAGGATTTCCGGCCGCGCCGAACGGCGGGATGAACTTGCGGAAGGCCGCATCGAGATCCGGCGGCATCGACATCAGCGACAGGCCGTTGTCGACACAGGAGTCCGACAGCAGCACGCCCGAGCCGCCGGCACCGGTGATGATCAGCACGTTCTCGCCCTTCGGCGTCGGCAGCACCGGCACGCCGCGGGCGAATTCGAGCAGCTGACGCAGGGAGCGCGCGCGGATCACGCCGGACTGCTTGAACACGTCCTCATAGATCCTGTCGTTGCCGGCCAGCGCGCCGGTGTGCGAGGATGCCGCCTTGGCGCCAGCCGAGGTGCGGCCGGCCTTGAGCACGACGACCGGTTTCATCTTGGAGACGCGCTTGGCGGCTTCCGCAAAGGCGCGACCGTCCTTGAGGTCCTCGCAGTGCTGCGCGATCAGGTTGGTGTTCGGATCCTGCTCGAAGAAGGCGAGCAGATCGTCCTCGTCGATATCAGACTTGTTGCCGAGGCCGACGATCGCGGAGACGCCCATCTTCGCCGAGCGCGAGAAGCCGATGATGGCCATGCCGATGCCGCCCGACTGCGACGACAGCGCCGCGTGGCCCTTCACGTCATAGGCCGTGCAGAAGGTCGCGCAGAGATTTGCGGGCGTATAGTAGAAGCCGTAGATGTTCGGCCCCATCAGGCGGATGTCGTACTTCTTGCCGACCTCGACGATCTCCGCCTGGAGCTCCGGCGCCCCCGCTTCCGCGAACCCTGACGGAATCAGAACGGCACCCGGGATCTTCTTCTCGCCGCATTCGGTCAGCGCGCCGGCAACGAACTTTGCAGGGATCGCGAACACCGCGACGTCGACCACGCCCGGCACGTCCTTGACACTCTTATAGGCCTTGTAGCCGAGGATCTCGGCGGCCTTGGGATGGATTGGAATGATCTCACCCTTGTAGCCGCCGTTGATGAGATTCTTCATCACGGAGTTGCCGATCTTGCCGTCTTCGGCCGAGGCACCGATCACCGCGACCGCCTTCGGCTGCATGATGCGGTTCATCGCCGCGACGATCTCCTCCGTCGGACGCGGCTTCGGCTTGGGCTTGTAGGCGAAGTCGACGACGATGCGTACGTCAGCAGCGGTCGCATCCTTTGGGGTCGCGAACACCGGGTTGAGATCGAGCTCGACAATCTCCGGGAAGTCCGTGACGAGCCGCGAGACCTTGACGATGACGTCGGCAAGCGCCGTGCGGTTCACCGGCTCGCCGCCGCGAACGCCCTTCAGGATCTCACGCGCCTGGATGCCGTCGAGCATCGACAGCGCATCCTCCTCGGTTGCGGGTGCGAGGCGGAAAGTGATGTCCTTCAACACCTCGACCAGCACGCCGCCGAGGCCGAAGGCAACCAGCTTGCCGAAGGAACCGTCGGTGATCGAGCCGACGATGACCTCGGTGCCGCCGGCCAGCATCTGCTGGACCTGGATGCCCTCGATCTTGGCATCAGCCTTGTACTTCTTGGCGTTGGAAAGAATGGTCTCGTAGGCTTTCTCGGCGTCCTGCGCCGTTTTGACGCCGACGATGACGCCGCCGGCTTCGGTCTTGTGGAGAATGTCGGGCGAGACGATCTTCATCACGACCGGGAAGCCCATGGAGGAAGCCATCTTGCCGGCCTCGCCCGCCGACTTCGCCACCCCCTCCTTTGGCACCGGAATGCCATAGGCATCGCAGACGAGCTTGCCTTCGGGGGCCGTCAGGCTGGTCCGGTTGTCGGCCTTGACCTGGTCAAGCACCCTGCGGACGGCCTCTTTGGAATTCGACATGTGGTTTCTCCCTTGACCTCAGATCTTGCTTTGCAAGGCGCGCGTATGCGGCTGCCCGTGATGCTTGCCATTTGCCGCGCCTGGTTCCATGCGACGGAACGGAGGGCCGAGAGCCCGAGTTTACCCCGCCCGGCTTGGATCAAAAATGGCTGGCAATGGCATTTGGTATGCCAGAAGCCGACTTGTCAAGCCGGGTGATGGGGCCAAAGCCCCGCAAAAAATTAGCCGACTTGACATTCTGGCATGTGGTATGCCAAAAACATTTCGGCAAATATTCCTGTAAAAGACGACTCCCCCTGAGGAGGAGAATCGTCGTGAAACAAATCAAGGCGTCGCCCAACATGGCCGAGGCAGATCTGGCAATCGTCCGCATTGCCCCGGAGAGCAGCTTCAAGAACAAGGCGTATGACGCCTTGAAGGAAGCGATCCTCAAGATGGACATCTATTCGACGCCCGAGCCGGTGATGCTGGACGAGCGCGCGTTGTCCGAACGCCTGGGCGTCAGCCGCACGCCGATCCGCGAAGCGATCGCGATGCTCGAGCAGGACGGCTTCGTGAAGACCGTGCCGCGCCGGGGCATCATGGTGGTGCGCAGGACCAAGAGCGAGATCGTCGACATGATCCGTGCCTGGGCCGCGCTCGAGAGCATGGCGGCGCGCCTGATCACCACCACCGCGCGCAAGAAGGACATTTCGGCGCTGCGCGACTATTTCAAGGATTTCGGCAAGGATCGCCTGCCCGAGGATCACATCGAGGAATATTCGCGCGCCAACATCGCCTTCCACCAGGCGCTGATCTCGCTGTCGGAATCGCCGATCCTCGTCGACCTCACCAACGATCTGCTCCTGCACGTGCGCGGCTACCGGCAGCTGACGATCGGACGGAAGGATCGCACCGCGACCTCGCTGCCCGAGCATCTCGGCATCATCGAAGCGCTCGAAGCGCGCGATACCGAACTCGCCGAGAAGCGCGCCCGCGATCATACCCTTGGCCTTGCGGCTTACGTCGAAGCGCATGGCCAGGAGCTCTTCACGTAGCTGTTGAGCCAGCAACTTCACCAGAAGGGCGAGCCATTCGCCCCGAATACCGAAAACGGTACCTTGAGACCAGGGAGACAAGGCCCATGCTGAATACCGCGACCAAGTCCGAAGCACCGGGCACCGAGCAGGAATTGACGGATGGTTTTCATCTCGTCATCGACGCGCTCAAGCTGAACGGCATCAACACCATTTATAATGTGCCGGGCATCCCGATCACGGATTTGGGCCGCATGGCGCAGGCCGCGGGGATCCGCGTGATCTCGTTCCGCCACGAGCAGAACGCAGGCTACGCGGCAGGCATCGCCGGCTTCCTCACCAAGAAGCCCGGCGTCTGTCTCACCGTGTCGGCGCCCGGCTTCCTCAACGGCCTCACTGCGCTGGCCCACGCCACCACCAACTGCTACCCGATGATCCTGATCTCGGGCTCCTCCGAGCGCGAGATCGTCGACCTCCAGCAGGGCGACTATGAGGAGATGGACCAGCTCGCGATCGCAAAGCCGCTGTGCAAGGCGGCCTATCGCGTGCTGCACGCCCAGGACATCGGCATTGGTCTGGCCCGCGCGATCCGCGCCGCGGTCTCGGGCCGTCCCGGCGGCGTCTATCTCGACCTGCCGGCAAAGCTGTTCGGCCAGGTGATGAACGCAGACGCCGGCGAGAAGTCGCTGGTCAAGGTGATCGATGCCGCGCCCGCGCAGATCCCCTCGCCCGCGTCGGTGAAGCGCGCCCTCGAGGTTTTGAAGAGCGCAAAACGTCCCCTCATCATCCTCGGCAAAGGCGCGGCCTATGCGCAGGCCGACGAGGAGATCAAGAGCTTCGTCGAGAAGAGCGGCGTGCCGTTCCTGCCGATGAGCATGGCCAAGGGCCTCCTGCCCGACACCCATCCGCAGTGCGCCGGCGCTGCCCGCTCGACGGTGCTGAAAGAGTCGGACGTCGTCCTTTTGATCGGCGCGCGGCTCAACTGGCTGCTCTCGCACGGCAAGGGCAAGAGCTGGGGCGAAGCGCCCAAGAAGTTCATCCAGATCGACATCGAGCCGAGGGAGATGGACTCCAACGTCGAGATCGTCGCGCCCGTCGTCGGCGACATCGGCTCCGTCGTCTCCGCCTTCAACCAGGCGATGGCTGCGGGCTGGACCGCGCCACCGGCCGAATGGACCAAGGCCGTTTCGACCAAGCGTGAAGAGAACGTCGCCAAGATGGCGCCGAAGCTCATGAACAACAAGTCGCCGATGGATTATCACGGCGCGCTCGGCGTGCTGAAGACCATCATCAAGGAGCATCCCGACGCGATCCTGGTCAACGAGGGCGCCAACACGCTCGATCTCGCTCGCGGCGTGATCGACATGTACAAGCCGCGCAAGCGTCTCGACGTCGGCACCTGGGGCGTGATGGGCATCGGCATGGGCCAGGCAATCGCGGCTGCGCTCGAGACCGGCAACCCCGTGCTCGCGGTGGAAGGCGACAGCGCCTTCGGCTTCTCCGGCATGGAGGTCGAGACCATCTGCCGTTACAATTTGCCCGTCTGCGTCGTCATCTTCAACAATGACGGCATCTATCGCGGCACCGACGTCAACAGCGCCAACTCGGATCCGGCGACCACCGTGTTCGTCAAGGGTGCGCGCTACGACAAGATGATGGAAGCCTTCGGTGGCGTCGGCGTGAACGCCACCTCGCCAGACGAATTGAAGCGCGCCGTCAACGAGGCGATCAAGTCTGGCAAGCCAACGCTGATCAATGCGGTGATCGATCCGGCCGCGGGCTCGGAGAGCGGCCGCATTGGCAACCTCAATCCGCAGAGCGTTCTGCAGAAGAAGAAGTGAACACTCGGGTCATTCCCCGCGCAGGCGGGAATCCAGTAATCGCCGCACCATCGTTGATGGCGAGCACTGAGCCCAACTGAATAGACGGCGAATACTGGATGCCCGCCTTCGCGGGCATGACGGAAACAGAACAGGTAACAGGAGCAAACACGATGACCAAGGCGCTCACGGGCGTTCGCATTCTTGATTTCACCCACGTCCAGTCGGGGCCGACCTGCACGCAATTGCTGGCATGGTTCGGCGCCGACGTGATCAAGGTGGAGCGTCCCGGTGTCGGTGACATCACCCGCGGTCAGCTGCAGGACATCCCGAACGTGGACAGCCTGTATTTCACCATGCTGAACCACAACAAGCGCTCGATCACGCTCGACACCAAGAACCCCAAGGGCAAGGAGGTTCTCACCGAGCTGATCAAGAAGTGCGACGTGCTGGTCGAGAACTTCGGCCCGGGCGTGCTTGACCGCATGGGCTTCCCCTGGGAGAAGATCCAGGCGATCAACCCGAAGATGATCGTCGCCTCGATCAAGGGCTTCGGTCCCGGACCGTACGAAGACTGCAAGGTCTATGAGAACGTCGCGCAGTGCACCGGCGGCTCGGCCTCCACCACCGGCTTCCGCGACGGCCTGCCACTCGTCACCGGCGCGCAGATCGGCGACAGCGGCACCGGCCTGCATCTGGCGCTCGGCATCGTCACCGCGCTCTATCAGCGCACGCATTCGGGCAAGGGCCAGCGCGTCACCGCCGCGATGCAGGACGGCGTGCTCAACCTCTGCCGCGTCAAGCTGCGCGACCAGCAGCGCCTCGCCCACGGTCCGCTCAAGGAATACAGCCAGTTCGGCGAAGGCATTCCGTTCGGCGATGCCGTGCCGCGCGCCGGCAACGACTCCGGCGGCGGCCAGCCCGGCCGCATCCTGAAGTGCAAGGGTTGGGAGACCGATCCCAACGCCTACATCTACTTCATCACCCAGGCGCCGGTCTGGGAGAAGATCTGCGACGTGATCGGCGAACCGACCTGGAAGACCGATCCAAACTACGCCAAGCCCGCAGCGCGCCTGCCGCGGCTCAACGAGATCTTCGCCCGCATCGAGCAGTGGACGATGACCAAGACCAAGTTCGAGGCGATGGAGATCCTCAACAAGGACGACATCCCCTGCGGCCCGATCCTGTCGATGAAGGAGATCGCCGAAGACCAGTCGCTGCGCGCGACGGGCACCGTGGTCGAGGTCGACCACCCCACCCGCGGCAAGTACATCTCGGTCGGCAATCCGATCAAGCTGTCGGATTCACCGAGCGACGTGCAGCGCTCGCCGCTGCTCGGCGAGCACACCGACGAGATCCTGCGCCAGGTGCTGGGCTTCAGCGATCACCAGGTCGCCGACATCCACAAG
This genomic interval from Bradyrhizobium sp. CB82 contains the following:
- a CDS encoding adenine deaminase C-terminal domain-containing protein, translating into MTRLTRFAVAPLYDMTRRLADVASGRVAPDLVITGARVLSTYSERVHPNREVWITGGRIAAVKPAGTAKKAWSGVAVYDAAGGIIAPGLVDPHIHIESSMVTACAYAEAALLNGTTTIFCDSHEIGNVMDVAGVEAMLLDAREAPLSIFLTVPSTVPATSRELETAGGDLTPDKIAGLFDRWPEAVALGEKMDFVPVTMGDERSHAILAAALKRGRPVSGHVYGREFVAAYAASGVTDTHEAIDRDIADDLLDAGVWVFLRGGPPTTPWHSLPQAIRTITELGASHKRMAVCTDDRDADDLFLFGLDWVVREAVKAGMSPEQAWSMGSLHGATRFNMEGEIGGLGGGRRADLVLMDDNLKPQCTWYGGELVVEKGRITELLDQALSQRYQYPKAAYATVKLPEQLKLTPELPAKACTVNAIKTALPGITLIHEKVRIEPAKDWATLFARHGLCFVTVVERHGKSAGNVAYGLLKDFGLKRGAVASSVGHDSHNIIVAGTNEADMQVAISAIKERQGGVCVVADSKVRALVPLPIAGLLSDKRVTEVAEEVRALKTEWAEAGCTIPYMGFNLIPLSVIPEIRITDKGLVLVPQMELAPLFE
- a CDS encoding IclR family transcriptional regulator → MSKNVIRRKSLEPRSPAEADPEARDGGVQSVDRALSIIETLAEDDEGYRLSDLAVRTGLSASTVHRLLATLESRRFVQFDRAESKWHVGVRSFTVGASFARRRNFTAQAIPYLRKLRDLTRETANLAVVDDEFIIVLTRMESREIMRSLTKVGGRVAMVTSGVGKAVLATYSDEDVGAVIRHHGMPRLTEKSIVRPSDLFRELATIRKQGFAVDDEEAQIGLRCVAAVVYNPSAEPLAAISVSGMTSRITDARLPEIGRMVREVAAELTAALGGAVPQAADRG
- a CDS encoding acetate--CoA ligase family protein, coding for MSNSKEAVRRVLDQVKADNRTSLTAPEGKLVCDAYGIPVPKEGVAKSAGEAGKMASSMGFPVVMKIVSPDILHKTEAGGVIVGVKTAQDAEKAYETILSNAKKYKADAKIEGIQVQQMLAGGTEVIVGSITDGSFGKLVAFGLGGVLVEVLKDITFRLAPATEEDALSMLDGIQAREILKGVRGGEPVNRTALADVIVKVSRLVTDFPEIVELDLNPVFATPKDATAADVRIVVDFAYKPKPKPRPTEEIVAAMNRIMQPKAVAVIGASAEDGKIGNSVMKNLINGGYKGEIIPIHPKAAEILGYKAYKSVKDVPGVVDVAVFAIPAKFVAGALTECGEKKIPGAVLIPSGFAEAGAPELQAEIVEVGKKYDIRLMGPNIYGFYYTPANLCATFCTAYDVKGHAALSSQSGGIGMAIIGFSRSAKMGVSAIVGLGNKSDIDEDDLLAFFEQDPNTNLIAQHCEDLKDGRAFAEAAKRVSKMKPVVVLKAGRTSAGAKAASSHTGALAGNDRIYEDVFKQSGVIRARSLRQLLEFARGVPVLPTPKGENVLIITGAGGSGVLLSDSCVDNGLSLMSMPPDLDAAFRKFIPPFGAAGNPVDITGGEPPITYVNTVKLGLSDDRIHALILGYWHTIVTPPMVFARNMVEVKKEMEAKGFVKPMVASLAGDVEVEEAAEYLYQHGIPAYAYSTELPVEVLGAKYKWARGAGLL
- a CDS encoding GntR family transcriptional regulator is translated as MAEADLAIVRIAPESSFKNKAYDALKEAILKMDIYSTPEPVMLDERALSERLGVSRTPIREAIAMLEQDGFVKTVPRRGIMVVRRTKSEIVDMIRAWAALESMAARLITTTARKKDISALRDYFKDFGKDRLPEDHIEEYSRANIAFHQALISLSESPILVDLTNDLLLHVRGYRQLTIGRKDRTATSLPEHLGIIEALEARDTELAEKRARDHTLGLAAYVEAHGQELFT
- the oxc gene encoding oxalyl-CoA decarboxylase, whose amino-acid sequence is MLNTATKSEAPGTEQELTDGFHLVIDALKLNGINTIYNVPGIPITDLGRMAQAAGIRVISFRHEQNAGYAAGIAGFLTKKPGVCLTVSAPGFLNGLTALAHATTNCYPMILISGSSEREIVDLQQGDYEEMDQLAIAKPLCKAAYRVLHAQDIGIGLARAIRAAVSGRPGGVYLDLPAKLFGQVMNADAGEKSLVKVIDAAPAQIPSPASVKRALEVLKSAKRPLIILGKGAAYAQADEEIKSFVEKSGVPFLPMSMAKGLLPDTHPQCAGAARSTVLKESDVVLLIGARLNWLLSHGKGKSWGEAPKKFIQIDIEPREMDSNVEIVAPVVGDIGSVVSAFNQAMAAGWTAPPAEWTKAVSTKREENVAKMAPKLMNNKSPMDYHGALGVLKTIIKEHPDAILVNEGANTLDLARGVIDMYKPRKRLDVGTWGVMGIGMGQAIAAALETGNPVLAVEGDSAFGFSGMEVETICRYNLPVCVVIFNNDGIYRGTDVNSANSDPATTVFVKGARYDKMMEAFGGVGVNATSPDELKRAVNEAIKSGKPTLINAVIDPAAGSESGRIGNLNPQSVLQKKK
- the frc gene encoding formyl-CoA transferase; translation: MTKALTGVRILDFTHVQSGPTCTQLLAWFGADVIKVERPGVGDITRGQLQDIPNVDSLYFTMLNHNKRSITLDTKNPKGKEVLTELIKKCDVLVENFGPGVLDRMGFPWEKIQAINPKMIVASIKGFGPGPYEDCKVYENVAQCTGGSASTTGFRDGLPLVTGAQIGDSGTGLHLALGIVTALYQRTHSGKGQRVTAAMQDGVLNLCRVKLRDQQRLAHGPLKEYSQFGEGIPFGDAVPRAGNDSGGGQPGRILKCKGWETDPNAYIYFITQAPVWEKICDVIGEPTWKTDPNYAKPAARLPRLNEIFARIEQWTMTKTKFEAMEILNKDDIPCGPILSMKEIAEDQSLRATGTVVEVDHPTRGKYISVGNPIKLSDSPSDVQRSPLLGEHTDEILRQVLGFSDHQVADIHKSGALDPPQKQAAE